A single genomic interval of Phocoenobacter uteri harbors:
- a CDS encoding LemA family protein, translating to MKKWILIGLVVITIFGGITLKNSYNGLVTAEEDINSVWGNVESAYQRRADLIPNLVNTVKGQASFEKETLTAVIEARAKATQTTIDPSKATPEQMEKFQQAQQGVNSALARLLVSVEKYPELKAHEGFLNLQAQLEGTENRINVERNNFNNAVKEYNKKVRRFPTKLFAALFGFEPKPQFKATAGAENAPTVNFN from the coding sequence ATGAAAAAGTGGATTTTAATTGGCTTAGTTGTGATCACAATTTTTGGTGGTATCACATTAAAAAATAGTTACAACGGCTTAGTCACAGCAGAAGAAGACATCAATTCAGTATGGGGAAATGTAGAATCGGCTTATCAACGTCGTGCAGATTTAATCCCAAATCTAGTAAATACTGTAAAAGGCCAAGCAAGCTTTGAAAAAGAAACTTTAACAGCTGTTATCGAAGCTCGTGCCAAAGCAACACAAACAACTATCGATCCAAGCAAAGCAACACCTGAGCAAATGGAAAAATTCCAACAAGCACAACAAGGTGTAAATTCAGCTCTTGCTCGTTTATTAGTGAGTGTAGAAAAATACCCAGAATTAAAAGCTCACGAAGGTTTTTTAAATCTACAAGCTCAACTTGAAGGTACTGAGAATCGTATCAATGTGGAACGTAATAATTTTAATAATGCTGTAAAAGAGTACAATAAAAAAGTACGCAGATTCCCAACTAAATTATTTGCAGCTTTATTTGGTTTTGAACCAAAACCACAATTTAAAGCAACTGCGGGTGCAGAAAATGCCCCAACGGTAAATTTCAACTAA
- a CDS encoding TPM domain-containing protein codes for MKIFSFFSKKLPVDTQQIEHAITHLEQLTSAELRVVIERKAKTTSAIERANQLFNELKMNQTEQRNAVLIYLSFKPHYVAVVGDIGIHQKVGDEFWQNVYDAMKKQCQRGHFTQAICNGIKEVETQLAMHYPILPNDIDELSNEVIIK; via the coding sequence ATGAAAATTTTCTCTTTTTTTAGTAAAAAATTACCTGTTGATACCCAACAAATTGAACACGCTATTACTCATCTAGAACAACTGACTTCTGCTGAATTACGCGTAGTTATTGAGCGTAAAGCAAAAACAACCTCAGCGATTGAGCGGGCAAACCAGCTCTTTAATGAGCTGAAAATGAATCAAACCGAACAACGCAATGCGGTACTTATTTACTTATCTTTCAAACCTCATTATGTTGCGGTGGTTGGTGATATTGGTATCCATCAAAAAGTAGGCGATGAATTTTGGCAAAATGTCTATGATGCAATGAAAAAACAATGCCAAAGAGGTCATTTTACCCAAGCAATTTGCAATGGCATTAAAGAAGTTGAAACACAACTTGCAATGCACTACCCTATCTTACCTAATGATATTGATGAGCTATCTAATGAGGTTATTATAAAATGA
- a CDS encoding TPM domain-containing protein yields the protein MIKRFLLQFSFVIALLISLSAQANYPDVPKPFRYVSDYTQTLSISDQQQLENALVEYGKKTSSQIAVVMIPTTGGQDIASYSFNLFNKWGIGREKENNGVLLLISKNDHKLFIAVGRGLEGALPDAIASTIIRHNIAPFFKQNKYAQGIASGLSAIIKATQGEYAPPKKEKADPFDGLFIFLGIAFVLFVIFNLIGRDNHYVSPSNLGHLGNISSASRHSGGFGSSFGSGGGFGSGGGFGGGSTGGGGAGGSW from the coding sequence ATGATAAAACGTTTTCTTTTGCAATTCTCATTTGTAATTGCTTTATTGATAAGTTTATCCGCACAGGCAAATTATCCCGATGTACCAAAACCGTTTCGCTATGTATCTGATTATACGCAAACATTATCAATATCAGATCAACAACAACTAGAAAATGCCTTAGTGGAATACGGTAAAAAAACCAGTTCACAAATTGCTGTTGTAATGATACCAACAACGGGAGGACAAGATATTGCTAGTTACAGCTTTAATCTATTTAATAAATGGGGAATAGGACGCGAGAAAGAAAATAATGGTGTTTTGCTGTTAATTTCTAAGAACGATCACAAGCTTTTCATTGCTGTAGGACGTGGGCTAGAAGGCGCATTACCTGATGCTATCGCATCTACCATTATTCGTCATAATATCGCACCATTTTTTAAACAAAATAAATACGCACAAGGTATCGCCAGCGGACTCTCCGCAATTATTAAAGCAACACAAGGCGAGTATGCTCCTCCCAAGAAAGAAAAAGCAGATCCTTTTGATGGTTTATTTATTTTTTTAGGAATTGCCTTTGTCTTATTTGTGATTTTTAACCTTATTGGGCGTGATAATCACTATGTTAGCCCAAGTAATTTAGGCCATCTTGGCAATATTAGTTCAGCATCTCGTCATTCGGGTGGCTTCGGAAGTAGTTTTGGATCAGGTGGCGGATTTGGCTCTGGTGGCGGTTTCGGTGGTGGAAGTACTGGCGGTGGCGGTGCTGGTGGCAGTTGGTAA
- a CDS encoding YoaH family protein gives MYNNALLELTHEQQQQAVEEIMKLVATGVPHKEAIVIIAKKLREQTKTPKDGE, from the coding sequence ATGTACAATAATGCGTTACTTGAATTAACTCACGAGCAACAGCAACAAGCCGTTGAGGAAATTATGAAACTCGTTGCAACAGGTGTACCCCATAAGGAAGCCATTGTGATAATTGCAAAGAAACTACGTGAACAAACTAAAACCCCCAAAGATGGTGAATAA